One window of Novosphingobium sp. 9U genomic DNA carries:
- the rsmG gene encoding 16S rRNA (guanine(527)-N(7))-methyltransferase RsmG, with translation MSEDEAQETVATMATDSAQMEMLSRFVDLLVEENERQNVVARATLPLIWERHILDSAQLLHHVPRETSTWLDLGTGAGFPGLIIATLRPNWKVTLVESRTRRVQWLARAVNELQLANVVIEGRRLELVDTSPSDVISARAFAPLTDLLKLSARFSTAATYWVLPKGRSAAQEVHDLHGWQHAFHVEQSMTDPESGIVVGHLYGRKGAAA, from the coding sequence ATGAGTGAGGATGAGGCGCAGGAGACGGTCGCAACTATGGCGACCGATTCCGCGCAGATGGAAATGCTCTCGCGTTTTGTCGATCTGCTGGTGGAGGAGAACGAGCGTCAGAACGTTGTAGCGCGGGCTACTCTGCCACTAATTTGGGAGCGGCACATCCTCGACAGTGCACAGCTTCTCCATCATGTTCCACGTGAAACATCGACTTGGCTTGACCTCGGAACCGGCGCCGGCTTCCCAGGGCTTATCATCGCCACACTCAGGCCCAATTGGAAAGTCACCCTTGTCGAGTCGCGGACAAGACGCGTTCAGTGGCTCGCACGAGCAGTGAACGAACTGCAACTCGCTAACGTGGTGATCGAAGGTCGTCGGCTGGAACTTGTCGACACAAGCCCATCCGACGTGATCTCGGCACGTGCATTCGCTCCATTGACCGATCTGCTCAAGTTATCCGCGCGCTTTTCGACAGCGGCTACATACTGGGTCTTGCCGAAAGGAAGGTCCGCAGCGCAAGAAGTGCATGACCTTCACGGATGGCAGCATGCGTTCCACGTGGAACAATCAATGACAGATCCCGAGTCTGGGATAGTTGTCGGTCACTTGTATGGCCGGAAAGGCGCCGCAGCATGA